In a single window of the Zea mays cultivar B73 chromosome 5, Zm-B73-REFERENCE-NAM-5.0, whole genome shotgun sequence genome:
- the LOC100275820 gene encoding Protein ORANGE-LIKE, chloroplastic-like, whose protein sequence is MSCLAAPPAAPPKAGERMLRAAAPLRSPSPCRGLHYAVRGTGGREAGCGRRQLALLRCSPAGESRASGDGGLSSFCIIEGPETIEDFAQMQSQEIEDNIMSRRNKIFLLMEEVRRLRVQQRIRTSESKDANTEGNEMPEIPSTIPFMPDASPKTMKQLYMTSFSVISGIIIFGGLIAPVLELKLGLGGTSYEDFIRTLHLPLQLSQVDPIVASFSGGAVGVISALMLVEVRNVRQQEKKRCTYCHGTGYLPCARCSASGMLLNTKQFSLLGHNMWSMKGRCQNCSGAGKVMCPTCLCTGMAMASEHDPRIDPFD, encoded by the exons ATGTCCTGCCTCGCGGCGCCGCCGGCTGCACCGCCAAAGGCGGGGGAGCGCATGCTCCGCGCCGCCGCTCCTTTGCGCTCGCCTTCGCCGTGCCGGGGCCTGCATTACGCGGTGCGGGGGACTGGAGGGCGAGAAGCCGGGTGCGGCCGGCGGCAGCTGGCGCTGCTGCGGTGCTCCCCAGCTGGCGAGTCCAGGGCGTCCGGGGACGGCGGCCTTTCCAG CTTCTGTATAATTGAAGGTCCAGAGACGATCGAGGACTTTGCTCAAATGCAATCGCAGGAGATTGAAGACAACATCATGAGCCGACGCAACAAAATTTTCCTTCTGATGGAAGAG GTTAGACGGTTGCGAGTGCAGCAGCGTATCCGAACTTCTGAAAGCAAAGATGCCAACACTGAAGGAAATGAAATGCCTGAGATTCCATCAACTATTCCATTTATGCCTGATGCG TCACCAAAGACTATGAAGCAACTCTATATGACATCGTTCTCTGTCATATCTGGGATAATCATTTTTGGAGGCTTGATAGCCCCAGTA CTTGAACTGAAACTAGGGCTGGGTGGCACATCTTATGAAGATTTTATAAGGACCTTGCACTTACCTCTTCAATTGAG TCAGGTAGATCCTATAGTGGCATCATTTTCAGGTGGCGCAGTTGGTGTTATCTCAGCTTTAATGTTGGTCGAAGTGAGAAATGTCAGGCAGCAAGAGAAGAAAAGATGCACATATTGCCATGGGACTG GGTACTTGCCATGTGCTCGCTGTTCTGCTagtgggatgttattgaacacaaaGCAGTTTTCATTATTGGGGCATAATATGTGGTCAATGAAAGGAAGGTGTCAGAATTGTTCTGGAGCTGGAAAG GTGATGTGTCCGACGTGCTTGTGCACAGGAATGGCGATGGCAAGTGAGCATGATCCACGGATTGACCCTTTTGATTAG